From Xiphophorus couchianus chromosome 23, X_couchianus-1.0, whole genome shotgun sequence, one genomic window encodes:
- the slc30a9 gene encoding proton-coupled zinc antiporter SLC30A9, mitochondrial isoform X1: MFPSLAHRPWHVFCRVSLQRRSSLSQWSYRFLRGWQIGGTHSLWLSLPDSRVASLGLTSVQYYSTSGDSKDGPPKSKSTVSPSADRVVTGAAKVPTNLSDKALQGLRKAEAIQVKVRAVLKKREYGAKYTKNNFITAVRAMNEFCLKPSDLEQLRKIRRRSPHDDTEAFTVFLRSDVEAKALDVWGSNEALDRERNLRKEVEREYQENIFRNQQLLKEYKDFWGNTKPRSGKRATFLQGPGKVVMVAICINGLNFFFKLLAWVYTGSASMFSEAIHSLADTCNQALLALGISQSVRNPDAIHPYGFSNMRYIASLISGVGIFMMGAGLSWYHGIMGLLHPEPIESLLWAYCILAGSLVSEGATLLVAINEIKKSAHKHGVSFYEYVMQSRDPSTNVVLLEDAAAVLGVIIASGCMGLTSLTGNPYYDSLGSLGVGTLLGTVSAFLIYTNTEALLGRSIQPEQVQKLTEFLENDPAVRAIHDVKATDMGLSKVRFKAEVDFDGRVVTRSYLEKQDIDQILNDIQQVKTPEELENFMLKHGENIIDTLGAEVDRLEKELKQRNPEVRHVDLEIL, from the exons ATGTTCCCCAGCCTGGCCCACAGACCATGGCATGTCTTCTGCAGAGTGTCCCTGCAGCGCAGGTCCTCGCTGTCCCAGTGGTCTTATAGGTTTCTCCGAG GTTGGCAGATTGGAGGCACACACAGCTTATGGCTCAGCCTTCCTGACTCCCGTGTGGCCTCTTTGGGGCTTACATCGGTGCAGTACTACTCTACCTCTGGTGATAGTAAAGATGGTCctccaaaatcaaaatcaactGTTTCCCCTTCAGCAGACAGAGTGGTGACTGGTGCTGCAAAAGTCCCCACAAATTTATCAG ATAAAGCACTTCAAGGACTGAGGAAAGCTGAGGCAATTCAAGTCAAAG TTCGAGCTGTCCTCAAAAAAAGGGAGTATGGAGCCAAGTACACTAAGAACAACTTTATCACTGCTGTCAGAGCGATGAATGAGTTCTGTCTCAAACCAAG TGATCTGGAGCAGCTCCGGAAGATCAGAAGGCGCAGCCCCCATGACGACACAGAGGCTTTCACTGTGTTTTTGCGGTCAGACGTGGAGGCCAA AGCACTAGATGTGTGGGGAAGCAATGAAGCTCTAGACCGAGAGAGGAATCTCAGGAAAGAAGTGGAGAGAGAGTACCAAGAGA ATATTTTTCGTAACCAGCAGCTGTTAAAGGAATACAAAGACTTTTGGGGAAACACTAAG CCCCGATCCGGAAAGAGGGCGACATTTCTGCAAGGTCCAGGGAAGGTGGTAATGGTGGCCATCTGCAt CAATGGCTTGAACTTCTTCTTTAAGCTTCTGGCCTGGGTCTACACCGGATCAGCCAGTATGTTCTCCGAGGCTATCCACTCTCTGGCCGACACCTGCAACCAGGCTCTGCTCGCCCTGGGAATCAGTCAGTCTGTCCGAAACCCAGACGCCATTCACCC GTACGGCTTTTCAAACATGCGCTACATCGCCTCCCTGATCAGTGGCGTGGGTATTTTTATGATGGGAGCAGGTCTCTCTTGGTACCATGGCATTATGGGATTACTACACCCAGAACCAATTGAGTCTTTGCTCTGG GCTTACTGTATTTTAGCGGGCTCTCTGGTGTCTGAAGGAG ccacCTTATTAGTTGCAATTAATGAGATAAAGAAGAGTGCCCACAAGCATGGGGTGTCTTTTTATGAATATG TCATGCAGAGTCGAGACCCCAGCACCAATGTGGTGCTGTTGGAAGATGCTGCTGCCGTGTTGGGGGTCATCATCGCTTCTGGCTGTATGGGACTTACCTCACTCACAG GTAACCCGTACTATGACAGTCTGGGCTCTCTCGGCGTGGGAACGTTGTTGGGCACCGTCTCGGCGTTCCTGATCTACACCAACACCGAGGCCCTACTGGGCCGCTCCATACAGCCGGAGCAAGTCCAGAAGCTCACAGAGTTCCTGGAGAACGACCCGGCTGTGAG AGCCATCCATGATGTGAAGGCCACAGATATGGGACTGAGTAAAGTGCGCTTCAAGGCTGAAGTTGACTTCGATGGCCGAGTGGTGACACGGTCTTATCTGGAGAAACAAGACATTGACCAAATCCTTAAC GACATTCAGCAGGTGAAAACACCTGAAGAGTTGGAGAACTTCATGCTGAAACATGGCGAGAACATCATTGACACTTTAGGGGCTGAGGTGGATCGCCTGGAGAAGGAGCTGAAG caACGTAACCCAGAGGTTCGCCACGTCGACTTGGAGATACTATAG
- the slc30a9 gene encoding proton-coupled zinc antiporter SLC30A9, mitochondrial isoform X2 has protein sequence MFPSLAHRPWHVFCRVSLQRRSSLSQWSYRFLRGWQIGGTHSLWLSLPDSRVASLGLTSVQYYSTSGDSKDGPPKSKSTVSPSADRVVTGAAKVPTNLSDKALQGLRKAEAIQVKVRAVLKKREYGAKYTKNNFITAVRAMNEFCLKPSDLEQLRKIRRRSPHDDTEAFTVFLRSDVEAKALDVWGSNEALDRERNLRKEVEREYQENIFRNQQLLKEYKDFWGNTKPRSGKRATFLQGPGKVVMVAICINGLNFFFKLLAWVYTGSASMFSEAIHSLADTCNQALLALGISQSVRNPDAIHPYGFSNMRYIASLISGVGIFMMGAGLSWYHGIMGLLHPEPIESLLWAYCILAGSLVSEGATLLVAINEIKKSAHKHGVSFYEYVMQSRDPSTNVVLLEDAAAVLGVIIASGCMGLTSLTGNPYYDSLGSLGVGTLLGTVSAFLIYTNTEALLGRSIQPEQVQKLTEFLENDPAVR, from the exons ATGTTCCCCAGCCTGGCCCACAGACCATGGCATGTCTTCTGCAGAGTGTCCCTGCAGCGCAGGTCCTCGCTGTCCCAGTGGTCTTATAGGTTTCTCCGAG GTTGGCAGATTGGAGGCACACACAGCTTATGGCTCAGCCTTCCTGACTCCCGTGTGGCCTCTTTGGGGCTTACATCGGTGCAGTACTACTCTACCTCTGGTGATAGTAAAGATGGTCctccaaaatcaaaatcaactGTTTCCCCTTCAGCAGACAGAGTGGTGACTGGTGCTGCAAAAGTCCCCACAAATTTATCAG ATAAAGCACTTCAAGGACTGAGGAAAGCTGAGGCAATTCAAGTCAAAG TTCGAGCTGTCCTCAAAAAAAGGGAGTATGGAGCCAAGTACACTAAGAACAACTTTATCACTGCTGTCAGAGCGATGAATGAGTTCTGTCTCAAACCAAG TGATCTGGAGCAGCTCCGGAAGATCAGAAGGCGCAGCCCCCATGACGACACAGAGGCTTTCACTGTGTTTTTGCGGTCAGACGTGGAGGCCAA AGCACTAGATGTGTGGGGAAGCAATGAAGCTCTAGACCGAGAGAGGAATCTCAGGAAAGAAGTGGAGAGAGAGTACCAAGAGA ATATTTTTCGTAACCAGCAGCTGTTAAAGGAATACAAAGACTTTTGGGGAAACACTAAG CCCCGATCCGGAAAGAGGGCGACATTTCTGCAAGGTCCAGGGAAGGTGGTAATGGTGGCCATCTGCAt CAATGGCTTGAACTTCTTCTTTAAGCTTCTGGCCTGGGTCTACACCGGATCAGCCAGTATGTTCTCCGAGGCTATCCACTCTCTGGCCGACACCTGCAACCAGGCTCTGCTCGCCCTGGGAATCAGTCAGTCTGTCCGAAACCCAGACGCCATTCACCC GTACGGCTTTTCAAACATGCGCTACATCGCCTCCCTGATCAGTGGCGTGGGTATTTTTATGATGGGAGCAGGTCTCTCTTGGTACCATGGCATTATGGGATTACTACACCCAGAACCAATTGAGTCTTTGCTCTGG GCTTACTGTATTTTAGCGGGCTCTCTGGTGTCTGAAGGAG ccacCTTATTAGTTGCAATTAATGAGATAAAGAAGAGTGCCCACAAGCATGGGGTGTCTTTTTATGAATATG TCATGCAGAGTCGAGACCCCAGCACCAATGTGGTGCTGTTGGAAGATGCTGCTGCCGTGTTGGGGGTCATCATCGCTTCTGGCTGTATGGGACTTACCTCACTCACAG GTAACCCGTACTATGACAGTCTGGGCTCTCTCGGCGTGGGAACGTTGTTGGGCACCGTCTCGGCGTTCCTGATCTACACCAACACCGAGGCCCTACTGGGCCGCTCCATACAGCCGGAGCAAGTCCAGAAGCTCACAGAGTTCCTGGAGAACGACCCGGCTGTGAGGTAA